Genomic DNA from Mesorhizobium sp. 131-2-1:
ATCCAGCCGCCCTCGTGGGCGAAGAGGTAGAGCGCCAGCGCAAACACGATCGGCGCGGCGATGCCGGCGTCGTTGTCGCCGGCCAGCGCGACAAAGACACCGATCACCGCGATCATGACGGTCTCGGCCGCCGTCCAGGCGAGCCGGGCCCTGCCGTCGCCGGCGAGCGCCTGTCGCGTCGCTGCAATGGAATCGTGCTGAAACCAGGCCAGGAGCGCGCCTAGCGAGAAGCCGTAGAGGCAGCGGATGAAGCCGAAGTCGAAGGACACGTCCATATGCCGGTGAGAAAATGCCAGCAGGAAAAGCGGCGCGGTGACGGCGGCTGCGACGAACCAGATCCAGCTGCGCCGACCCGCGGTGAAGACGACGGCGGCAAACAACAGGTAAGCGAAGAATTCCGCCGAGATGCTCCAGCTCGGCGCGTTCCAGCTCAGATGATCTTCCACGCCCATGCCTTGCAGCAGGAGAAGATTGGCGACCAGGCTGTTGAGGTCGAAGCCGCCTGTGAAGGGCGCGGCGCCCGCGCCGTGCAATTGCGGCAGCATGAGCCGCAGTCCCTCGAAGCCGGCGAAGGCTGCGAGCATGAGCAGATGCAGCGGATAGATGCGGCCAAAGCGGACCTGCGCGAAGCGGGCAAGCTCGACCGGCTCGCTGAGTCGGTCGCCGTAGGAGCTGGCGATGACGAAGCCGGACAGCACGAAGAAGAAATCGACGAACAGATAGGAGCCGCCGACGAAGGCGCTCTGCGAGATCACCGAGTCGGTCGGGAAATGGAACAGCGCCACCAGCAACGCGCAGATGCCGCGCCAGGAATCGAGCACCAGGAAACGCTCGCTCGCCACGGAGCCGGTCCGGGTCGTCGCGGGAATATGCGCGGGGTTGAGAAAGGCGGCCTGCGTCATGATGATACAATCCTGTGTTGTCGTGGCACTCGCCGAGCGCCATTCCGTTTCCCCACTCTGTGACTGGCATGTTGCGTGCCGGTTCTGTAGTTGTGGCAGCCCGATGAAAACCGAGGATCCGTAATGGCGAACCAGAACATCGACCACGCCTTCACCGCCCGCTCCAAGACGGGCGCATCCTTCGAGCCGACCTATGCCGGCGCGCTGTCGTTCATGCGGCGCAAATACACGAAGGACGTGAAGGGCGCGGACGCGGTGGTGTGGGGCATTCCCTTCGATGCGGCCGTCACCAACCGGCCCGGCGCCCGGTTCGGGCCGCAAGCGATCCGGCGCGCCTCGGCGATCCTCGACAATGATCCGCAATACCCGTTCTCGCGCGACCTGTTCGAGCATCTCGCCGTCGTCGACTACGGCGATTGCCTGCTCGACAGCGGCAACCACCAGAAGACGCCCGGCACGATCGAGCGCGAGGCGGCGAAGATCCTGAAGTCGGGCGCGTTCCTGTTGTCGCTCGGCGGCGACCATTTCGTCACCTGGCCGCTGCTCAAGGCGCATGCCGCCATCCATGGGCCGCTGGCGCTGGTGCAGTTCGATGCCCACCAGGACACCTGGCCGGACGACGGCAAGAGGATCGACCACGGCTCCTTCGTCGGACGCGCGGTGAAGGAAGGCATCATCGATCCCGACCGCTCGATCCAGATCGGCATCCGCACGCACGCCCCCGATACGTTCGGCATCAAGATCCTCTACGGCCATGAAGTCGAGGAGATGCGGGCGTCCGACATCGCCTACGCCATCGTCGACCGCACCGGCGGCAGGAAGACCTACCTCACCTTCGACATCGACTGCCTGGACCCGGCCTTCGCGCCCGGAACCGGCACGCCGGTCGCTGGCGGCCCGTCCTCGGCCAAGATCCTGTCGACGCTGCGCCAGCTTGGCCAGGTCGACATTGTCGGCGCCGACGTGGTCGAGGTTGCGCCAGCCTATGATCATGCCGATATAACGGCGATCGCAGGCTCGATGGTGGCGATGCACTATCTGGGCCTTGTGGCGGAGCGAAAAGCCCGGCTCGAGGACCTGAACAACGGCAATCATGTTGCAGTAAATCACGCTCAGGGCATATAGCTCTGAAATCGCAGGGAATTTTTCAGGCAATGAAACCGAAAATCTTCATCGACGGCGAACACGGCACCACCGGCCTGCAGATCAGGGCGCTGCTGGCCGAGCGCGGCGATCTGGAGATCATCTCCATCCCCACCGAGCGCCGCAAGGAAACGGCGGCAAGAGCCGAGTTCCTCAACGCCGCCGATGTCGCGATCCTCTGCCTGCCGGACGCCGCCGCCAAGGAAAGCGTCTCGCTGATCGAGAACGACACAACCAGGGTGATCGACGCCTCGACGGCGCACCGCGTCGCGGCGGGCTGGGAATATGGCTTTGCCGAAATGGACAAGGACCAGGCGAAGAAGATCGCCAATGCGAAACGCGTCGCCAATCCGGGCTGCTGGCCGCAGGGGCCGATCGCGACGCTCAGGCCGCTGGTGTCGGCCGGACTGCTGCCCGCCGATTTCCCGATCACCGTCAACGGCATTTCCGGCTATTCCGGCGGCGGCCGGCCGATGATCGAGGACTATGTCGGCAAGGGCGAGGACGCGCCTGAATTCCTACCCTATGGGCTGACCCTCCAGCACAAGCACGTGCCGGAGCTCAGGACCTATGCCAAGCTTTCACACGATCCGATCATGCAGCCGGCGGTCGGCAATTTCGCGCAAGGCATGATCACCGTGGTGCCGCTGCAGCTCGGCGGCCTCGGCCGCGTGCCGACCGGCGCCGAAATGCATGCAGCGCTCGCTGATCATTTCGCCTCGATCGAGGGCGGCGTGGTCGAGGTCGCGCCCTACACGCATCTGGAGCGCATCCCCGAGGTCGATCCGGAGGTCTACAACGGCACCAACAAGATGAAGGTCTATGTCTTTGCCAATGACGAGAGGGCGCAGGCGCTGCTCCTTGCCGTCTACGACAATCTCGGCAAGGGCGCGTCGGGTGCCGCCGTGCAGAACATGGACCTGATGCTCGGCCTCACCCCTTAAGCGGACGTGTCGGAATTCCCGAAGCGCTGGAAGGTCAGCGCGCCCGAACGGCAGCTCCACCATCCTCTGGATGCGAAGGTGCCCTCCACTCAGGCGGGCGCGGCTCAGCCAGCGAGCTTGATCTCATGCGGTAGCGGATAGGCGCCCTTGGTGCCGCGCCAGTGCGCTGCGGCAAAGCCCAGCAGGATCAGCGCAAAACCCTGATGGGTCAGCGCCATGTGCAGCGGCACCTGCATCAAGAGCGTTCCGATGCCGATCGAAGCCTGCACCAGCACGATCAGGAACAGCAGCGTGGCGCGGCGCGCATGAGTGGTGCCCGGCAGGCGCCGGCGCGTCGCGATCATGTGCCAGAGCGCCACGGCGAAGACCGTATAGGCGCCGATGCGGTGGACGAATTGCACCGTCTTGGGGTTCTCGAAGAAGTTGCGCCAGGCGGGCTCGAGCAGAAGCAGATCGCCTGGAACCAGTCTGCCGTCCATCAACGGCCAGGTGTTGTAGCTCAAGCCGGCGTCCAACCCGGCGACCAGCCCGCCGAGATAGATCTGCACCAGCGCCAGCAGCACAATGACGCCGGCAAGCCGCTGCGTCGAGCGATCGGCGGCGGGCTCGGAATGCGGCGCCAGCCCCCGCGCCACCACCATGGTGGCAGTGAAGATCAGCGCCGCCAGCGTCAGATGCGTGGCCAGCCTGTACTGGCTGACGGAGACGCGATCGACGAGGCCCGAGGCCACCATCCACCAGCCGATGGCGCCCTGAAGGCCACCGAGCATGAGGATGCCGACCAGCTTTGGCCCCAGGCCGCGCTCGATGCGGCGCGTCGCCCAGAAGAACAGTAGCGGCAAGGCAAAGACGACGCCGATGCCGCGGCCAATGATACGATGCGCCCATTCCCACCAGAAGATCGTCTTGAACGCCTGGATGCTCATGCCCTTGTTGAGCTCGGCATATTGGGGGATCTGCTGGTAGCGCTGGAATTCTTCCTGCCATTCGGCGGCGTTGAGCGGCGGGATCACACCATGGATCAGCTGCCACTGGGTGATCGACAGGCCGGAATCGGTCAGCCGGGTGGCGCCGCCGACCAACACCATCGCGAACAGCACCAAAAGCACGACATAAAGCCAGCCGCGCAGCTGCGCCCGGTTGCGAAGATCGCGGTCGCGGGCGGCATAGGGTGCGGCGGCGGTGATGGCGGCCATGGAACTGTCCTGGTAGTTGAGGTCGCGGGATTGGTGAACCATGGCAGGCCCGGTGGCAAGGCCGGCCAGCGCGGCACGCCGTCGCGCCGCGGATGACGGGTTGCGCGCCCCTTGCGATCGGCCTAAGCGATAGCGATCAACGAGATCGCGACATGCCCATTCGCCTGAAAAAGCTGATCGGAACCGTGCTGCTGGTGGCGCTGGTCGTCATCTACGCGCTGGTGGCGTCGATCGTGGCGGTTGCCCAGCTGTCGGAATCGAGCCCGCTGGTGCATCTGCTGTTCTTCCTGTTCAGCGGCCTGCTGTGGGTCCTGCCGGCGATGGGCATCATCAAGTGGCTGATCATCGAGCCGCGGCCAAAGGGCTGATGCCCCGGCGCCTGCGAGGCGCGTTGGCGCACGCGGGCTGACGTCCAACCTCAAATGGATAAGCGCCGGACATGTATCGCTAATTCCACAAGGGCTGACGTTGCGGGCTGACCGGTCCCGCTATCTTG
This window encodes:
- a CDS encoding acyltransferase family protein, with translation MTQAAFLNPAHIPATTRTGSVASERFLVLDSWRGICALLVALFHFPTDSVISQSAFVGGSYLFVDFFFVLSGFVIASSYGDRLSEPVELARFAQVRFGRIYPLHLLMLAAFAGFEGLRLMLPQLHGAGAAPFTGGFDLNSLVANLLLLQGMGVEDHLSWNAPSWSISAEFFAYLLFAAVVFTAGRRSWIWFVAAAVTAPLFLLAFSHRHMDVSFDFGFIRCLYGFSLGALLAWFQHDSIAATRQALAGDGRARLAWTAAETVMIAVIGVFVALAGDNDAGIAAPIVFALALYLFAHEGGWISALLRTRPMLTLGALSYSIYMVHIFVQARMINVGGLVEHKFGLHLLGDIVLRGDHATGFGADLPWVGLAAILAMLCATVAVSWCTWRFVEMPALAWFRRLAKRI
- the speB gene encoding agmatinase translates to MANQNIDHAFTARSKTGASFEPTYAGALSFMRRKYTKDVKGADAVVWGIPFDAAVTNRPGARFGPQAIRRASAILDNDPQYPFSRDLFEHLAVVDYGDCLLDSGNHQKTPGTIEREAAKILKSGAFLLSLGGDHFVTWPLLKAHAAIHGPLALVQFDAHQDTWPDDGKRIDHGSFVGRAVKEGIIDPDRSIQIGIRTHAPDTFGIKILYGHEVEEMRASDIAYAIVDRTGGRKTYLTFDIDCLDPAFAPGTGTPVAGGPSSAKILSTLRQLGQVDIVGADVVEVAPAYDHADITAIAGSMVAMHYLGLVAERKARLEDLNNGNHVAVNHAQGI
- the argC gene encoding N-acetyl-gamma-glutamyl-phosphate reductase — protein: MKPKIFIDGEHGTTGLQIRALLAERGDLEIISIPTERRKETAARAEFLNAADVAILCLPDAAAKESVSLIENDTTRVIDASTAHRVAAGWEYGFAEMDKDQAKKIANAKRVANPGCWPQGPIATLRPLVSAGLLPADFPITVNGISGYSGGGRPMIEDYVGKGEDAPEFLPYGLTLQHKHVPELRTYAKLSHDPIMQPAVGNFAQGMITVVPLQLGGLGRVPTGAEMHAALADHFASIEGGVVEVAPYTHLERIPEVDPEVYNGTNKMKVYVFANDERAQALLLAVYDNLGKGASGAAVQNMDLMLGLTP
- a CDS encoding COX15/CtaA family protein is translated as MAAITAAAPYAARDRDLRNRAQLRGWLYVVLLVLFAMVLVGGATRLTDSGLSITQWQLIHGVIPPLNAAEWQEEFQRYQQIPQYAELNKGMSIQAFKTIFWWEWAHRIIGRGIGVVFALPLLFFWATRRIERGLGPKLVGILMLGGLQGAIGWWMVASGLVDRVSVSQYRLATHLTLAALIFTATMVVARGLAPHSEPAADRSTQRLAGVIVLLALVQIYLGGLVAGLDAGLSYNTWPLMDGRLVPGDLLLLEPAWRNFFENPKTVQFVHRIGAYTVFAVALWHMIATRRRLPGTTHARRATLLFLIVLVQASIGIGTLLMQVPLHMALTHQGFALILLGFAAAHWRGTKGAYPLPHEIKLAG
- a CDS encoding DUF2842 domain-containing protein, encoding MPIRLKKLIGTVLLVALVVIYALVASIVAVAQLSESSPLVHLLFFLFSGLLWVLPAMGIIKWLIIEPRPKG